GTACCTCGCCGCGGGGCAGCGCGCGCCGCCCCTGAAGGCGACGTCGCTGAGCTCGCTGACGCGGGTGTGCGACGTGCTAGGCGTGTCGGCGCAGCTGAGGAAGAGCGTGCGCCTCGCCATCTGCCCGCAGCTGACGCAGCACCACATCTGGCGCGGCGCGCTGGAGGAGGTGCTCCGCGACCTGCGCGCCGACATGGCCGCGCTGGGCCACCCATCCCCGGCGACCCAGATGGCCGACcagatcgccgccgcctgcgtccACTTCCTCTCCGACACCGCCGACGAGGCGACCTCGTCGTCCCCATCCTGGATGCGCCCGACCCCTTTCAACAAACCCGCaaattcgccgccgccgccgccggcgaagacaTGGCAAGAGGTGCTCGACATGTTCACCGACCTAGCCAAGAGCCTGGACGCCGACGCGCGGCTCGCCGGCCACGCCGACAAGGTCGCCGCGATGAAGGAGGGGCTCTACCAGATACGCAACGTCTTCGTCGAGAGGGACATCGCCTTCAAGGAGGCTCGCCGGCAAGACTGCCTGGTGCAGAAGAAGCTCTCCAAGAGCCTAGGCCATTCGTCCAAATGCCTCTACACCTTGCTCCTCTTCTACCTCTACGGCAATGTCCGGGACGTCGAGGTGCACGCCGGCAAGCGCCTCTCTGGCAAGGGGGGGAAGAGGGTCACCGTCCACGCCGCCAAGTTCCTGATCGACGGCGATGAACCGGCGATCAGGAACGCCGTCAAGCAGCTGAGCCGCGCCATCGGCGTGTTCCGGTTCGTCTGGGAGGCGGCTCATGCTGACAATGGCGATCATGCCAATGGCAATGGCAAGGGCGGTGCCATGGCCAAGAAAGGCCATGGAGATGATGCAAAGGGTTTACTGAAGCTGCAAGGGCATATCTGGGGTTTGGGTGTTGAAGAGAAGGAAGTGACTTACAGAGGGGATGTGTTCCATGTTCATCAGATACAGCTTCCATGAATTTTCAGTTTTGCAAACATCTTTgtaaaatcatatataacttCTGAATATTAGTGAGAATTCTTTTTTCTATAATAGAATTCAATCCAGCCTCTACAGCAAATATGTATCCAGCCAGCCAAAGTGGGAATTCAGACCAAAATTGATCATATTGGAGACAAAATCTTTGAAAAATCATCAAGTTCTGAAGATGGATGGGAATTCGATTTTTTATGATAGAATTCAATCCAGCCTCTACAGCAAAGATGTATCCAGCCAAAGTGGTAATTCAGACCAAAATACATCATATCAAAGATGCATCTGGACAGTGGGAATTCATATCGGGACCAAATTGATCATATGGGAAAAGACACAACAAGAACAGGTGAAATCTGGAATGCTACTTCTTTTCACTGAACTCATTTTGTGCATTTGTACAATGGCGATGCAACTGCATCCTGAGGGGAAAAAGATACATACAGAAAGggtgaaacagaaaaaaaggaaCCCCCTTTGGTCTTCTAACTTATGGAACATCTTTCATTCCTGTATACAAAGTATGTTTGGGTTTTCTACAATCTTCTTGGAGAATCAAATGGTGGTGCTTTCAGTTGAGAGATTTCGAGCCATGGATCTGGAACATGGTTGCTTGGTCTTTTTGGGTAGAGTGCATTGTTGATAGGGCTGTAGTTAGCTGCTCCAGCTGAATAGGCTGGATGAGGAGGCGACGGCATGCAACTCCGATTCGACTGCCGGTACTGCCGTAATGGGCTAGAGCAAGGTGACACGGGCAGGGACATGTTCATACGCACATTGGATGGGTTGCTGCACCAAATACGCTCTGTTAGACAATGCAAGAGATGTAATTTATGCTggttttgaaagaaaaaaaaaaggacaacaTACATGGCAGAGATCCTGCGAGTTGAAATCGAAGGAATGGCAGATGTTGGTACTTGTAAGTTTCTCATCGTCAGGTCTGGATCTCGTAGAGGAGATAAGCTTCTGTTGCTTGTCTGTACCTGAAACGATATAAACATTAATGGTAAGACACAAAATTCTAACTTGAAGATACAGATACGACAGTTAATTTCTGTTcttatttcttttccttcatATTTGTTCATATCTTGCAACTAACTAAGGTGTAAATCACAAATAGATTTCACAAATGAAAATGAATTACAAATGGACACTGTTTGATTAGCACATAGATTGTGTGTAGTAGTACCATGGCGCCTTTTCCATCAAAGGAAGTTGGAAACGTGTCCCTTGTCATGCCAGACCTGAAGCTTCTGTTTGCAACTAGGTCCTTGACAAAAGGATGCTCCATTAGCTGAGCAGCAGTAGGGCGGGCTGCAGGGTCACGCTGCAAGCAAAGTTTCAAAAAGTTCTTTGCCTCAAAAGAAAGATGATCTGGAATATCAGGTATGTCTTTGCTGTTGCCAATTTTAAATATTGCAGCCACCTGTGAATCAGTTACAAAAAGCTTAGCATGGTTCCAATGGAAGTTGGGCACTATACCATGAAAATTTCATAACACTTGCTTACCCCTTCATACTGAATCCAAGGAGGTCTTGCGGTTGCCATCTCAATAATGGTGCAGCCAAGGCTCCAAATATCGACCGAAAGACTGTAGCCATTGGTATTCATAATAACCTGAGGAAAATTAAAATTCTATGAGAAAACAACAGAAAATGATAAGCAACCAACT
The nucleotide sequence above comes from Oryza glaberrima chromosome 11, OglaRS2, whole genome shotgun sequence. Encoded proteins:
- the LOC127754613 gene encoding uncharacterized protein LOC127754613 yields the protein MECRGRVKHALRGADAAFRVLAGGRRGIHFVPGPTEDEEEEHATPPSRRWYRAAYARLLRLAGSLRGVERGDGGGPRHAETGSVVADARRVADRVAEFDALAARYLAAGQRAPPLKATSLSSLTRVCDVLGVSAQLRKSVRLAICPQLTQHHIWRGALEEVLRDLRADMAALGHPSPATQMADQIAAACVHFLSDTADEATSSSPSWMRPTPFNKPANSPPPPPAKTWQEVLDMFTDLAKSLDADARLAGHADKVAAMKEGLYQIRNVFVERDIAFKEARRQDCLVQKKLSKSLGHSSKCLYTLLLFYLYGNVRDVEVHAGKRLSGKGGKRVTVHAAKFLIDGDEPAIRNAVKQLSRAIGVFRFVWEAAHADNGDHANGNGKGGAMAKKGHGDDAKGLLKLQGHIWGLGVEEKEVTYRGDVFHVHQIQLP